The following proteins are encoded in a genomic region of Galbibacter sp. BG1:
- a CDS encoding AIR synthase related protein, translated as MSSEISKRYSQRGVSASKEDVHNAIKNVDKGLFPKAFCKIVPDYLTGSEEHCIIMHADGAGTKSSLAYMYWKETGDISVWKGIAQDALIMNIDDLLCVGATQNIMLSSTIGRNKNLIPGEVISAIINGTEELIADLKEFGVEIHSTGGETADVGDLVRTIIVDSTVTARMERKNVIDNANIKPGNVIVGLASFGKATYENQYNGGMGSNGLTSARHDVFSKYLAEKYPESFDHAVPNELVYSGNTKLTDAVENSPIDAGKLVLSPTRTYAPVIQKILNTYTSEEINGMVHCSGGAQTKVLHFVDNVHVVKDNLFEVPPLFKLIQEQSKTSWKEMYQVFNCGHRMELYVNEKIAQNIIEISKSFNIDAQIIGRVEASETKKLTISSEYGAFEY; from the coding sequence ATGAGTTCAGAGATTAGCAAAAGGTATTCGCAACGAGGTGTTTCGGCATCCAAGGAAGATGTGCACAATGCCATAAAAAATGTAGATAAAGGATTATTCCCGAAAGCCTTTTGTAAAATCGTCCCAGATTATTTAACCGGTAGCGAAGAGCATTGTATTATTATGCATGCCGATGGTGCCGGAACCAAATCTTCCCTAGCGTATATGTACTGGAAAGAAACTGGAGACATCTCTGTTTGGAAAGGCATCGCCCAAGATGCGCTTATTATGAATATTGATGACCTTTTGTGCGTTGGAGCCACTCAAAATATTATGCTTTCGTCTACCATAGGAAGAAATAAAAATCTTATTCCTGGAGAAGTAATTTCTGCCATTATCAATGGTACCGAAGAGCTTATTGCCGATTTAAAAGAGTTTGGCGTAGAAATACATTCAACCGGAGGAGAAACAGCCGATGTGGGAGATTTAGTGCGTACCATTATCGTAGACTCTACGGTAACAGCCCGAATGGAACGAAAAAATGTAATAGACAATGCCAACATTAAACCAGGCAATGTAATCGTTGGTTTGGCTTCTTTTGGAAAGGCTACCTATGAAAATCAATACAATGGGGGTATGGGAAGCAACGGACTCACTTCTGCACGCCATGATGTGTTTTCCAAATATTTAGCTGAAAAATACCCTGAAAGTTTCGATCATGCCGTTCCAAACGAGCTGGTCTATTCTGGAAATACCAAACTAACCGATGCGGTTGAAAATTCACCAATCGATGCTGGAAAGTTGGTACTTTCCCCTACCCGCACCTATGCGCCCGTCATCCAAAAGATTTTAAATACATATACTTCCGAAGAGATAAATGGGATGGTTCATTGCAGTGGTGGTGCACAAACCAAAGTGCTCCATTTCGTAGATAATGTACACGTAGTTAAAGACAATCTTTTTGAAGTGCCTCCACTGTTTAAACTTATACAGGAGCAGTCTAAAACATCATGGAAAGAAATGTATCAAGTATTTAATTGCGGACACCGAATGGAACTATATGTAAATGAAAAAATTGCTCAGAATATCATAGAGATTTCCAAGTCTTTTAACATCGACGCTCAAATTATTGGACGTGTGGAGGCTTCCGAAACCAAAAAACTTACTATTTCCAGTGAATACGGGGCTTTTGAGTATTAA
- a CDS encoding FecR family protein — MQNEDNILKWLNGDMSEGELQEFKNTEDYKALQPIIAETKKIKQPKLDVEESLAKLKTRQSKKIASKTPWMKIAAVAILFLLAGSLLFYFSGSTTVITTNIAETTTVELPDNSEVVLNAASKIEYDKGKWDDNRQVILDGEAYFKVAKGKKFTVETNYGNVEVLGTQFNVRERDGLYEVVCYEGKVKVSKAGEERILKAGNYVKMLPNNSLSSVENVKDSEPAWLQDKTNFHQTELSLVLAELQRHYAIKVSVEDKALLQKKFTGSFVNNDLVKALEVISYTLNLKYDIKNDKEVLLYAE; from the coding sequence ATGCAAAATGAAGATAATATATTAAAATGGCTCAATGGCGATATGTCGGAAGGCGAACTTCAGGAATTTAAAAACACTGAAGATTACAAAGCCCTACAGCCCATTATTGCAGAGACCAAGAAAATAAAACAACCCAAATTGGATGTCGAGGAAAGTTTGGCGAAACTTAAAACTAGACAATCCAAAAAGATTGCTTCTAAAACCCCATGGATGAAAATTGCCGCCGTTGCTATACTGTTTCTTCTGGCAGGAAGCCTTTTGTTTTATTTTAGTGGCAGTACTACGGTAATTACCACGAATATTGCTGAAACCACCACGGTAGAATTACCAGACAATTCTGAAGTTGTTCTTAATGCAGCATCCAAGATTGAATATGATAAAGGCAAATGGGACGACAACCGCCAAGTTATTTTAGATGGAGAGGCTTATTTTAAGGTGGCCAAAGGTAAAAAGTTTACGGTGGAAACAAATTATGGGAATGTTGAGGTTCTGGGAACACAATTTAATGTGCGGGAACGGGATGGCCTTTACGAAGTGGTGTGTTATGAAGGTAAGGTAAAAGTAAGTAAAGCGGGAGAAGAGCGTATTTTAAAAGCCGGAAACTATGTAAAAATGTTGCCCAATAATTCCCTTTCTTCCGTAGAAAATGTAAAGGACAGCGAACCTGCTTGGCTTCAGGATAAAACAAACTTTCATCAAACAGAACTTTCTTTGGTTTTGGCAGAATTACAGCGCCACTACGCAATAAAAGTTTCTGTAGAAGACAAGGCATTGCTTCAGAAAAAATTTACGGGAAGCTTTGTAAATAACGATTTGGTGAAAGCATTGGAGGTGATTTCGTATACGCTAAACCTAAAGTACGATATCAAAAACGATAAGGAAGTATTGTTGTATGCAGAATAA
- a CDS encoding carboxypeptidase-like regulatory domain-containing protein produces the protein MQNKKWIPFLFVLMFCWQFYAQEIPVSVAFSELKENYNIDISYVEDDLRDIFIMPFAENLSLNEIINHINAHPLLACKKINANSIAVKKELQNISVCGVLRGDDSKEVLVAATVKIVDNNSHTITNNKGQFFLEGIAADARVEIDYLGYKKQIIAVSNLFSEENCPVLYLNPSSVELNEVVLTNLFTSGLAKNLDGSIAISKEDFGILPGLVAPDVLQTIQLLPGVESVNESIADINIRGGSNDQNFVSWDGIRMYQTGHFFGLISAFNPQITDEVKVVKNGTGALYSEGVSGSVFMRADNRVQPELKGSIGSDLLATDGLLHVPLGEKVSLSVSGRFSLTGLYASPTYEKYFECSFENIEIDKDSLAQNSTFNFYDVSAKLNYQINEKHKFSASFLRLHNKLTYAEATNNEKRESDLSQQSIGVSANLESQWSDSWSTNVIAYYSKYNLDALDANITNEQSILQQNEVIEEGVKLEATYRLSNNLKWLNGYEFVETGALNSSEIVNPTYEIIQKKINLKHALFSEVTYAKNGFFSKAGVRLNYIPTLGKFLVEPRLNLSQKLGANFSLSLQGELKHQTITQFVDLNEDFLGVENRRWVNSDENVPIVQGKQASFGASFKNSGWYVSIDGFYKKVTDMVSESQGFQGQFQFDGAVGDAVTYGSEFLVNKNFGLKNTFWISHTWSNQYYDFPELSSGTFPGNFNVDQSFSSGLNYYITNNWSTSLGYQWRTGRHYTVPVDGQETYQDGNTVRVNYGEINTQQLNNYGRLDASLGYEIWFKKSQLQLKAGILNVLNRTNEISRFYVVDSNDSSKTIAVTKNSLGITPNVSLRYNF, from the coding sequence ATGCAGAATAAAAAATGGATCCCTTTTTTGTTTGTGCTCATGTTTTGCTGGCAGTTCTATGCCCAGGAAATACCTGTTTCAGTTGCTTTTTCCGAGTTAAAAGAAAATTATAATATCGATATTTCTTATGTGGAGGACGATTTAAGGGACATTTTTATAATGCCTTTTGCAGAAAACCTGTCCTTAAATGAAATAATAAACCATATAAATGCCCACCCCCTATTGGCATGTAAAAAAATAAATGCCAACAGTATTGCCGTAAAGAAAGAACTGCAAAATATATCTGTCTGTGGAGTTTTAAGGGGGGATGATTCTAAAGAGGTGTTGGTGGCCGCTACGGTTAAAATAGTAGACAATAATAGTCACACCATAACCAATAATAAAGGTCAATTTTTTTTGGAAGGAATAGCTGCGGATGCACGAGTAGAAATAGATTATTTGGGGTACAAAAAACAAATCATAGCGGTAAGTAACCTTTTCTCTGAAGAAAACTGCCCTGTACTTTATTTAAATCCTTCCAGCGTAGAACTTAACGAAGTAGTGCTAACCAATTTGTTTACAAGCGGACTTGCTAAAAATCTGGATGGTAGTATCGCCATTTCCAAAGAAGATTTCGGAATTTTACCAGGTTTGGTAGCCCCGGATGTCTTGCAAACCATACAATTGTTGCCGGGAGTTGAAAGCGTAAACGAATCTATTGCAGATATTAATATCAGGGGAGGCTCCAACGACCAAAATTTTGTAAGCTGGGATGGAATTAGAATGTACCAAACCGGACATTTTTTCGGACTCATATCGGCGTTTAATCCGCAAATTACCGATGAGGTAAAAGTGGTTAAAAACGGGACTGGGGCCTTGTATTCCGAGGGTGTTTCGGGTTCCGTATTTATGCGAGCCGATAATAGAGTTCAACCAGAATTAAAAGGGAGCATAGGGAGCGATTTATTGGCCACCGACGGCTTGTTGCATGTTCCGTTGGGAGAAAAGGTCTCTTTATCTGTGAGTGGACGTTTCTCGCTTACTGGCTTGTATGCGTCTCCAACTTATGAAAAGTATTTCGAATGCTCTTTTGAAAATATCGAGATAGATAAAGACAGCTTAGCACAAAATTCCACATTCAATTTTTATGATGTTTCTGCTAAACTTAATTATCAAATTAATGAAAAACATAAATTCTCCGCTAGTTTTTTAAGACTGCATAACAAATTAACCTATGCCGAGGCAACAAATAATGAAAAGCGGGAAAGTGATTTGTCTCAACAGAGTATTGGAGTTTCGGCTAATTTAGAAAGTCAATGGAGCGATTCTTGGAGTACAAATGTCATCGCGTATTATTCTAAATATAATTTGGATGCCTTGGATGCCAATATTACCAATGAGCAAAGTATTCTCCAACAGAATGAAGTTATTGAGGAAGGAGTTAAGCTAGAGGCAACGTATCGACTTTCCAATAATTTAAAGTGGCTCAATGGGTATGAATTTGTAGAAACCGGGGCACTCAACAGTTCAGAAATCGTTAACCCAACCTACGAGATAATCCAAAAAAAGATAAATTTAAAACACGCTTTGTTCTCTGAAGTCACCTATGCTAAAAATGGTTTTTTCTCAAAAGCAGGGGTACGGTTAAATTACATACCTACCCTTGGGAAATTTTTGGTGGAACCTAGGCTAAATCTCAGTCAAAAACTAGGAGCCAATTTCTCGCTTTCGCTTCAAGGGGAATTGAAGCATCAAACGATAACGCAGTTTGTAGACCTGAATGAAGATTTTTTAGGAGTCGAGAACCGTCGATGGGTCAATAGCGATGAAAATGTGCCTATTGTACAAGGGAAACAGGCATCTTTCGGGGCTAGTTTTAAGAATAGTGGTTGGTATGTTTCGATTGATGGATTTTACAAAAAGGTGACAGACATGGTTTCTGAAAGTCAAGGATTTCAGGGGCAATTTCAATTTGATGGAGCTGTTGGAGATGCAGTCACATATGGATCGGAATTTTTGGTGAATAAAAATTTCGGACTCAAGAATACCTTTTGGATAAGTCATACATGGAGTAATCAATACTACGATTTCCCTGAATTATCCTCAGGAACATTTCCAGGGAATTTTAACGTAGACCAAAGTTTTTCTTCGGGATTAAACTATTATATAACCAACAATTGGAGCACATCACTGGGGTATCAATGGAGAACGGGAAGGCATTATACCGTACCTGTAGATGGCCAAGAAACGTATCAAGATGGTAATACCGTGAGGGTTAATTATGGGGAGATAAATACCCAACAACTAAACAATTACGGCCGTCTGGATGCGAGTTTAGGTTACGAAATATGGTTTAAAAAATCGCAGCTTCAACTAAAGGCTGGAATTTTAAATGTTTTAAATAGAACCAACGAAATTTCGAGATTTTATGTGGTCGATTCAAACGATAGTTCGAAAACAATAGCGGTTACTAAAAACTCTTTGGGAATTACCCCAAATGTTTCCCTTCGATATAATTTTTAA
- a CDS encoding RNA polymerase sigma factor, whose product MSINKGELCQDSIFDEFYKAHSQSLYSFMYYRTGNADKALDLVQDSFLKIWNKCAEIALEKAKSYLFQTANNLFLNEKRHEKVVLEYQNMYPVTDATHQDPEYKLREKEFQQKLNEVIASLSDGEREVFLLNRIDGKKYVEIAEMLDISVKAVEKRMMKALKKLRAEFDYFKK is encoded by the coding sequence ATGTCTATAAATAAGGGCGAACTTTGCCAAGATAGTATTTTTGATGAATTTTATAAAGCACATTCACAATCGCTTTACAGTTTCATGTATTACCGTACCGGAAACGCAGACAAAGCATTGGATTTGGTACAAGATTCTTTTTTGAAAATTTGGAATAAATGTGCAGAAATAGCACTGGAAAAAGCCAAGAGCTATCTTTTTCAAACAGCCAATAACTTGTTTTTAAATGAAAAGCGCCATGAAAAAGTAGTTTTGGAATACCAAAATATGTATCCTGTAACAGATGCTACCCACCAAGACCCTGAATATAAATTACGCGAAAAAGAATTTCAGCAAAAATTGAATGAGGTTATAGCCAGTCTATCCGATGGCGAACGGGAAGTGTTTTTGTTGAACAGAATAGACGGTAAAAAATATGTTGAAATAGCGGAGATGCTCGATATTTCTGTAAAAGCCGTAGAAAAAAGAATGATGAAAGCTTTAAAGAAGCTTCGGGCGGAGTTCGATTATTTTAAAAAGTAG